Proteins found in one Bacteroides sp. genomic segment:
- a CDS encoding TetR/AcrR family transcriptional regulator produces the protein MTTKDQILNEARKVFEKYGFNKTSMGDIATAARKGRRTLYSYFANKDEIFQAVIEVEIDALASILNELIERHMPAREKLREYIHIRMNAVKKLTIYYDAIRRDLAENLSVIEKIRKKYDEMEQVMIGRMLEEGVSQGVFKIENTSLVAGAIVLATKGFELPLIMGQKGYDHNLLIDPLIDVFFNGILSR, from the coding sequence ATGACCACAAAAGACCAAATCCTGAATGAAGCCCGCAAGGTTTTTGAGAAGTACGGATTCAATAAAACCAGCATGGGAGACATTGCCACAGCCGCACGTAAAGGCAGACGTACCCTCTACAGTTATTTTGCCAATAAGGATGAGATCTTTCAAGCTGTCATTGAGGTAGAAATTGACGCCCTGGCCAGTATCCTCAATGAGCTGATAGAGAGACATATGCCAGCCAGAGAAAAGCTCAGGGAATACATCCACATCCGAATGAACGCAGTAAAAAAGCTTACCATTTATTATGATGCCATCCGTCGTGATCTGGCAGAAAACCTGAGTGTTATTGAAAAGATCAGGAAGAAATATGACGAGATGGAGCAGGTGATGATTGGCCGTATGCTTGAGGAAGGGGTCAGTCAAGGGGTATTTAAAATTGAGAATACAAGCCTCGTAGCTGGTGCCATTGTTTTAGCAACCAAAGGGTTTGAATTACCATTGATCATGGGACAGAAGGGGTATGACCATAATTTACTTATCGACCCACTGATTGATGTCTTTTTTAATGGAATCTTATCCAGATAA